Proteins found in one Macaca nemestrina isolate mMacNem1 chromosome 4, mMacNem.hap1, whole genome shotgun sequence genomic segment:
- the LOC105474853 gene encoding zinc finger protein 786 isoform X1: MPGSRVGAERRGVRALQGRFPRSRRRRSALPGRGGTAGAMAEPPRLPLTFEDVAIYFSEQEWQDLEAWQKELYKHVMRSNYETLVSLDDGLPKPELISWIEHGGEPFRNWRESQKSGNIICSSGDLHFDPGFQEQLFWGSQQAVNSRKTKSHFQLNLLESQCSFGSFVSLRSDRGITLRSPQRHNARTPPPLARGPSESTLKELPSPRNLDLPGLRDVPAWESTQHPYPVSGESCWANNHLVMHQRGQSKDRPHRAWEKFNKRADTQMPRSSPRVQRHFRCRVCAKSFRRKLCLLSHLAAHAARVPFQSADGEMCFRHEQAHPSHRLPHQGEKPAQCTPCGMRSLPVDSTQARRCPQSREGPASWRESRGASSSVHSGEKAGSRLAQEESGHQQGDTEAQQHLAPAPCSCSECGERSPTSTLACHCRAHTGEKPFQCPHCNKRFCLRRLLQVHQHAHGGERPFSCRKCGKGFAKQCKLTEHIRVHSGEKPFWCAKCGRNFRQRGQLLRHQRLHTDEKPFQCPECGLSFRLESMLRAHRLRHGGERPFSCSECGRGFTHQCKLREHLRVHSGERPFQCLECDKRFRLKGILKAHQHTHSKERPFSCGECGKGFTRQSKLTEHLRVHSGERPFQCPECNRSFRLKGQLLSHQRLHTGERPFQCPECDKRYRVKADMKAHQLLHSGEMPFSCECGKGFVKHSKLIEHIRTHTGEKPFQCPKCDKSFRLKAQLLSHQGLHTGERPFHCPDCGKNFRERGHMLRHQRIHRPERPFACGDCGKGFIYKSKLAEHIRVHTKSCPAPNELDIKKRLSQLFAMIEADWS, from the exons CTACCTCTGACTTTTGAGGATGTTGCCATTTATTTCTCGGAGCAAGAATGGCAGGATCTAGAGGCATGGCAGAAGGAGCTTTACAAGCATGTGATGAGAAGCAATTATGAGACTCTCGTCTCTCTAG ATGATGGACTTCCAAAACCAGAACTGATATCCTGGATTGAACACGGGGGAGAGCCCTTCAGGAACTGGAGAGAATCACAGAAATCAGGAAACATAATTTGCTCCTCTGGCGATTTGCATTTTGATCCAGGTTTTCAGGAACAGCTGTTTTGGG GAAGCCAGCAGGCTGTGAATTCAAGAAAAACTAAAAGCCATTTCCAATTAAATCTTCTTGAGAGCCAGTGTTCCTTTGGATCCTTTGTTTCCTTGAGGTCTGACCGAGGCATCACCCTCAGGAGCCCACAGAGGCACAACGCCAGGACTCCTCCGCCACTAGCCCGCGGCCCCAGTGAATCTACCCTAAAAGAACTCCCAAGTCCCAGAAATCTGGATCTTCCTGGTTTGCGGGACGTCCCTGCCTGGGAGAGCACCCAGCACCCTTATCCTGTCTCCGGGGAAAGCTGTTGGGCGAACAACCATTTAGTAATGCACCAGAGGGGCCAGTCAAAGGACCGACCACATAGGGCCTGGGAGAAATTCAACAAGAGGGCGGACACGCAGATGCCGCGGAGCAGCCCTCGGGTACAGAGGCACTTCCGGTGTCGCGTGTGCGCCAAGAGCTTCCGCAGGAAGCTGTGTCTGCTGAGCCATCTGGCGGCCCACGCGGCGAGGGTTCCCTTCCAGAGCGCTGACGGTGAAATGTGCTTCCGACATGAGCAGGCCCATCCCAGCCACCGCCTCCCGCATCAGGGGGAGAAGCCTGCCCAATGTACCCCGTGCGGCATGCGCTCCCTCCCGGTGGACAGCACGCAGGCTCGCCGGTGCCCGCAGAGCCGGGAGGGGCCGGCCTCTTGGAGAGAAAGCCGCGGGGCCTCCAGCAGTGTGCACTCGGGAGAGAAGGCAGGCTCGCGCCTGGCGCAAGAGGAGAGCGGCCACCAGCAGGGGGACACAGAGGCTCAGCAGCACCTCGCACCGGCGCCCTGCTCTTGCTCGGAGTGTGGGGAGCGCTCCCCTACGAGCACCCTCGCCTGCCACTGCAGGGCGCATACTGGAGAAAAGCCCTTCCAGTGTCCCCATTGCAACAAGCGTTTCTGCCTGCGCCGCCTGCTGCAGGTCCACCAGCACGCGCACGGTGGGGAGAGACCGTTCTCCTGCAGGAAATGTGGCAAGGGCTTCGCCAAGCAGTGTAAACTCACGGAGCACATTCGAGTCCACAGCGGAGAGAAGCCTTTCTGGTGTGCCAAGTGTGGCAGGAACTTCCGTCAGAGGGGACAGCTGCTGCGGCACCAGCGGCTGCACACGGACGAGAAGCCCTTTCAGTGCCCAGAGTGTGGGCTGAGCTTCCGCCTGGAGAGCATGCTGAGAGCCCACCGGCTCCGGCACGGCGGGGAGAGGCCGTTCTCCTGTAGCGAGTGTGGCAGAGGCTTCACCCACCAGTGCAAGCTCCGTGAGCACCTGAGGGTGCACAGCGGGGAGAGGCCTTTCCAGTGCCTGGAGTGCGACAAGCGCTTCCGCCTGAAGGGCATCCTGAAGGCCCACCAGCACACGCACAGCAAGGAGAGGCCGTTCTCGTGTGGGGAGTGTGGTAAGGGCTTCACCAGACAGTCCAAGCTCACGGAGCACTTGCGCGTGCACAGCGGGGAGAGACCCTTCCAGTGCCCAGAGTGCAACAGGAGCTTCCGCCTGAAGGGGCAGCTGCTCAGCCACCAGCGCCTGCACACCGGAGAGAGGCCCTTCCAGTGTCCGGAGTGTGACAAGCGCTATCGAGTGAAGGCCGACATGAAGGCCCACCAGCTGCTGCACAGCGGGGAGATGCCTTTCTCCTGTGAGTGCGGCAAGGGCTTTGTGAAACACTCGAAGCTCATCGAGCACATCAGGACGCACACGGGAGAGAAGCCTTTTCAGTGTCCCAAGTGTGACAAGAGTTTCCGCCTGAAGGCGCAGTTGCTCAGCCATCAGGGCCTGCACACAGGGGAGAGGCCTTTCCACTGCCCTGACTGTGGCAAGAACTTCCGGGAAAGGGGACACATGCTGAGGCACCAGCGCATCCACAGGCCCGAGAGGCCCTTTGCCTGTGGCGACTGTGGGAAGGGCTTCATTTACAAGTCTAAGCTTGCAGAGCACATCAGAGTACACACAAAATCCTGTCCTGCTCCAAATGAACTGGACATTAAGAAAAGGCTCAGCCAACTGTTTGCAATGATAGAGGCCGACTGGAGTTGA
- the LOC105474853 gene encoding zinc finger protein 786 isoform X2 has protein sequence MKTVLWNKMEDDGLPKPELISWIEHGGEPFRNWRESQKSGNIICSSGDLHFDPGFQEQLFWGSQQAVNSRKTKSHFQLNLLESQCSFGSFVSLRSDRGITLRSPQRHNARTPPPLARGPSESTLKELPSPRNLDLPGLRDVPAWESTQHPYPVSGESCWANNHLVMHQRGQSKDRPHRAWEKFNKRADTQMPRSSPRVQRHFRCRVCAKSFRRKLCLLSHLAAHAARVPFQSADGEMCFRHEQAHPSHRLPHQGEKPAQCTPCGMRSLPVDSTQARRCPQSREGPASWRESRGASSSVHSGEKAGSRLAQEESGHQQGDTEAQQHLAPAPCSCSECGERSPTSTLACHCRAHTGEKPFQCPHCNKRFCLRRLLQVHQHAHGGERPFSCRKCGKGFAKQCKLTEHIRVHSGEKPFWCAKCGRNFRQRGQLLRHQRLHTDEKPFQCPECGLSFRLESMLRAHRLRHGGERPFSCSECGRGFTHQCKLREHLRVHSGERPFQCLECDKRFRLKGILKAHQHTHSKERPFSCGECGKGFTRQSKLTEHLRVHSGERPFQCPECNRSFRLKGQLLSHQRLHTGERPFQCPECDKRYRVKADMKAHQLLHSGEMPFSCECGKGFVKHSKLIEHIRTHTGEKPFQCPKCDKSFRLKAQLLSHQGLHTGERPFHCPDCGKNFRERGHMLRHQRIHRPERPFACGDCGKGFIYKSKLAEHIRVHTKSCPAPNELDIKKRLSQLFAMIEADWS, from the exons ATGAAGACAGTCTTATGGAACAAGATGGAAG ATGATGGACTTCCAAAACCAGAACTGATATCCTGGATTGAACACGGGGGAGAGCCCTTCAGGAACTGGAGAGAATCACAGAAATCAGGAAACATAATTTGCTCCTCTGGCGATTTGCATTTTGATCCAGGTTTTCAGGAACAGCTGTTTTGGG GAAGCCAGCAGGCTGTGAATTCAAGAAAAACTAAAAGCCATTTCCAATTAAATCTTCTTGAGAGCCAGTGTTCCTTTGGATCCTTTGTTTCCTTGAGGTCTGACCGAGGCATCACCCTCAGGAGCCCACAGAGGCACAACGCCAGGACTCCTCCGCCACTAGCCCGCGGCCCCAGTGAATCTACCCTAAAAGAACTCCCAAGTCCCAGAAATCTGGATCTTCCTGGTTTGCGGGACGTCCCTGCCTGGGAGAGCACCCAGCACCCTTATCCTGTCTCCGGGGAAAGCTGTTGGGCGAACAACCATTTAGTAATGCACCAGAGGGGCCAGTCAAAGGACCGACCACATAGGGCCTGGGAGAAATTCAACAAGAGGGCGGACACGCAGATGCCGCGGAGCAGCCCTCGGGTACAGAGGCACTTCCGGTGTCGCGTGTGCGCCAAGAGCTTCCGCAGGAAGCTGTGTCTGCTGAGCCATCTGGCGGCCCACGCGGCGAGGGTTCCCTTCCAGAGCGCTGACGGTGAAATGTGCTTCCGACATGAGCAGGCCCATCCCAGCCACCGCCTCCCGCATCAGGGGGAGAAGCCTGCCCAATGTACCCCGTGCGGCATGCGCTCCCTCCCGGTGGACAGCACGCAGGCTCGCCGGTGCCCGCAGAGCCGGGAGGGGCCGGCCTCTTGGAGAGAAAGCCGCGGGGCCTCCAGCAGTGTGCACTCGGGAGAGAAGGCAGGCTCGCGCCTGGCGCAAGAGGAGAGCGGCCACCAGCAGGGGGACACAGAGGCTCAGCAGCACCTCGCACCGGCGCCCTGCTCTTGCTCGGAGTGTGGGGAGCGCTCCCCTACGAGCACCCTCGCCTGCCACTGCAGGGCGCATACTGGAGAAAAGCCCTTCCAGTGTCCCCATTGCAACAAGCGTTTCTGCCTGCGCCGCCTGCTGCAGGTCCACCAGCACGCGCACGGTGGGGAGAGACCGTTCTCCTGCAGGAAATGTGGCAAGGGCTTCGCCAAGCAGTGTAAACTCACGGAGCACATTCGAGTCCACAGCGGAGAGAAGCCTTTCTGGTGTGCCAAGTGTGGCAGGAACTTCCGTCAGAGGGGACAGCTGCTGCGGCACCAGCGGCTGCACACGGACGAGAAGCCCTTTCAGTGCCCAGAGTGTGGGCTGAGCTTCCGCCTGGAGAGCATGCTGAGAGCCCACCGGCTCCGGCACGGCGGGGAGAGGCCGTTCTCCTGTAGCGAGTGTGGCAGAGGCTTCACCCACCAGTGCAAGCTCCGTGAGCACCTGAGGGTGCACAGCGGGGAGAGGCCTTTCCAGTGCCTGGAGTGCGACAAGCGCTTCCGCCTGAAGGGCATCCTGAAGGCCCACCAGCACACGCACAGCAAGGAGAGGCCGTTCTCGTGTGGGGAGTGTGGTAAGGGCTTCACCAGACAGTCCAAGCTCACGGAGCACTTGCGCGTGCACAGCGGGGAGAGACCCTTCCAGTGCCCAGAGTGCAACAGGAGCTTCCGCCTGAAGGGGCAGCTGCTCAGCCACCAGCGCCTGCACACCGGAGAGAGGCCCTTCCAGTGTCCGGAGTGTGACAAGCGCTATCGAGTGAAGGCCGACATGAAGGCCCACCAGCTGCTGCACAGCGGGGAGATGCCTTTCTCCTGTGAGTGCGGCAAGGGCTTTGTGAAACACTCGAAGCTCATCGAGCACATCAGGACGCACACGGGAGAGAAGCCTTTTCAGTGTCCCAAGTGTGACAAGAGTTTCCGCCTGAAGGCGCAGTTGCTCAGCCATCAGGGCCTGCACACAGGGGAGAGGCCTTTCCACTGCCCTGACTGTGGCAAGAACTTCCGGGAAAGGGGACACATGCTGAGGCACCAGCGCATCCACAGGCCCGAGAGGCCCTTTGCCTGTGGCGACTGTGGGAAGGGCTTCATTTACAAGTCTAAGCTTGCAGAGCACATCAGAGTACACACAAAATCCTGTCCTGCTCCAAATGAACTGGACATTAAGAAAAGGCTCAGCCAACTGTTTGCAATGATAGAGGCCGACTGGAGTTGA